Proteins encoded by one window of Hafnia alvei:
- a CDS encoding phage portal protein, translating into MSLLDEAIGLVSPGWKAARLKSRAMIRAYEAVTPTRTHRAKRENRNANQLTQSGGRSLREQARWLDCNHDLVIGLLDKLEERIVGARGIIVDPQPILKTGLVADELAKDIRAAWAEWSVAPDVTGQFTRPVLERLMARTWLRDGEVFGQMVSGAAAGLNPTGNVPFWIEALEPDFIPLELNDEGKGICQGVALNEWGRPTKYVVYKTLTRLGSAQGNTKEIAADSMVHLKFMRRLHQIRGNSLLAGVLMRLSALKEYEDAELTAARIAAALGMFVKKGDPQTYGDNEGSGSSDGPRELDIQPGMLFDGLQPGEDIGMIKSDRPNPNLETFRNGQLRAVAAGSRGSFSSIARNYNGTYSSQRQELVESFEGYSILQDAFIAAVSRPIYRNWLQMAITSGVINVPLDVDRETLFNAVYSGPVMPWIDPLKEANSWRVLLRGGAATEGDWVRARGANPGDVKRRRKAEIDENATLGLKFDTDPANDKGEGSEQKTKK; encoded by the coding sequence ATGAGCCTATTAGATGAAGCCATTGGTTTAGTATCACCGGGCTGGAAAGCGGCACGTCTTAAATCTCGGGCGATGATCCGGGCGTATGAAGCCGTTACTCCGACAAGAACGCACCGTGCTAAACGTGAAAACCGCAATGCCAATCAGCTGACCCAATCAGGGGGGCGCTCGTTACGTGAGCAGGCTCGATGGCTCGATTGTAACCATGACTTGGTGATTGGTCTGTTGGATAAACTGGAGGAACGTATTGTTGGTGCCCGCGGAATCATTGTAGATCCTCAACCCATTTTAAAAACGGGTTTGGTTGCCGATGAGTTAGCGAAAGACATTCGTGCGGCTTGGGCGGAGTGGTCTGTTGCGCCGGATGTTACAGGGCAGTTTACGCGCCCCGTGCTAGAGCGGTTGATGGCACGCACGTGGTTACGTGATGGTGAGGTGTTTGGGCAAATGGTGAGCGGGGCGGCAGCAGGACTAAATCCTACGGGCAACGTTCCCTTTTGGATCGAAGCACTAGAGCCTGATTTTATCCCGCTTGAGCTAAATGACGAGGGTAAGGGGATTTGTCAGGGTGTTGCGCTCAATGAGTGGGGGCGTCCGACAAAATACGTTGTGTATAAAACATTAACTCGTTTGGGCAGCGCGCAGGGAAACACGAAAGAAATCGCCGCAGACAGCATGGTTCATCTGAAGTTTATGCGTCGGTTGCACCAAATTCGTGGCAATAGTTTGCTCGCTGGGGTGCTGATGCGTCTAAGTGCACTCAAAGAGTATGAGGATGCTGAACTGACTGCAGCGCGTATTGCGGCGGCTTTGGGCATGTTTGTTAAGAAAGGCGATCCCCAAACCTACGGTGATAACGAAGGTTCAGGATCATCAGATGGTCCTCGAGAATTAGATATCCAGCCGGGCATGCTTTTTGATGGGCTACAGCCCGGCGAAGATATTGGCATGATTAAATCCGACCGGCCGAATCCCAACCTAGAAACTTTCCGTAATGGCCAACTGCGAGCGGTTGCAGCCGGTAGCCGTGGAAGCTTTTCCAGTATTGCCCGTAACTACAACGGGACTTACAGCTCACAGCGCCAAGAGCTGGTGGAATCGTTTGAGGGCTACAGCATTTTGCAAGATGCATTTATCGCGGCGGTGAGTCGCCCGATTTACCGCAATTGGCTTCAAATGGCGATCACATCAGGTGTGATTAATGTCCCCCTCGATGTGGATAGGGAGACTCTTTTCAATGCGGTATACAGCGGGCCGGTGATGCCGTGGATTGATCCGTTGAAAGAGGCTAATTCGTGGCGGGTGCTTTTACGTGGCGGTGCAGCCACGGAGGGCGATTGGGTTCGGGCTCGGGGGGCAAATCCGGGCGATGTTAAACGCCGCCGCAAGGCCGAAATTGATGAAAACGCCACCTTAGGACTGAAATTTGACACAGACCCGGCGAACGATAAAGGGGAAGGCAGTGAGCAAAAAACAAAAAAATAG
- a CDS encoding ClpP-like prohead protease/major capsid protein fusion protein codes for MTPRAAANGEKNWFRMKASGERSADIYIFDEIGYWGVSARQFASTLKALGELDHINLHIHSPGGDVFDGIAIYNLLNSHPASKTVYIDGLAASMASVIAMVGNPIIMPENAMMMIHKPWGITGGDADDMRDYADLLDKVETVLIPAYAKKTGKTTDELADMLSAETWLSGRECVEHGFADQLTTSVQAMACIHSKRIEDFDSMPNSLKNMIIAPKAQAPVSTPQAAPTAAPATVDENAIRAQAREEQKQRINGIKDLFAMFGGKHQTLQASCIEDIECSVEQAKDKLLAELGKDATPSNKNTPHNLIHASNGNFTGDGIRQAIMARAGYEERQNDNVYNGMTLREYARMSLTERGIGVSSLNPVQMVGLALTHSTSDFGNILLDVANKSILQGWEEAEETFELWTKKGQLSDFKTAHRVGLGGFPSLRKVREGAEYKYITTKDRGESIALATYGEIFSITRQALINDDLNQLTDVPMKMGRAAKATIGDLVYEILTANAVLSDGKKLFSPDHKNVSTGAIDVANLDKARLLMRTQKEGDRSLNIRPAFMLVPTALETLANQTIKSVSVKGADINAGIINPIQNFATVISEARLDDKDAAAWYLAAAKGTDTIEVAYLNGVDVPYIDQQEGFNTDGIATKVRIDAGVAPLDHRGLVYSSGK; via the coding sequence ATGACTCCGCGAGCGGCTGCGAACGGGGAGAAAAACTGGTTTCGAATGAAAGCCAGTGGAGAACGGTCTGCTGATATTTATATCTTTGATGAGATCGGTTATTGGGGAGTGAGTGCGCGGCAGTTTGCTAGCACATTGAAAGCGCTGGGCGAGTTAGACCATATCAACTTACATATTCACTCGCCGGGTGGAGATGTGTTTGATGGCATTGCCATTTACAACTTACTTAACAGCCACCCTGCGAGCAAAACGGTCTATATCGATGGGCTGGCCGCATCGATGGCTTCAGTTATTGCGATGGTCGGCAACCCTATCATCATGCCTGAAAATGCGATGATGATGATCCACAAGCCGTGGGGCATTACGGGGGGCGATGCGGATGATATGCGTGATTACGCCGATCTCCTTGATAAGGTCGAAACGGTGCTTATCCCCGCATATGCCAAGAAAACCGGCAAGACTACTGACGAATTAGCCGACATGCTGAGCGCTGAAACATGGCTTTCTGGACGAGAGTGTGTGGAGCATGGTTTTGCTGATCAACTGACAACATCTGTGCAGGCAATGGCTTGCATTCATTCAAAACGTATTGAGGATTTTGATTCCATGCCTAATTCATTAAAGAATATGATTATTGCGCCAAAGGCCCAAGCCCCCGTATCAACACCACAGGCAGCTCCGACTGCTGCGCCAGCCACGGTTGATGAGAACGCTATCCGCGCTCAGGCGCGAGAAGAACAAAAACAGCGCATTAATGGTATTAAAGACCTGTTTGCGATGTTTGGCGGTAAGCATCAAACCCTGCAGGCATCCTGTATTGAGGATATCGAATGTTCTGTCGAGCAAGCGAAAGATAAACTGCTTGCTGAATTGGGCAAAGATGCGACGCCATCAAATAAGAACACGCCTCATAACCTTATTCATGCGAGTAACGGTAATTTCACCGGTGACGGTATTCGTCAGGCGATTATGGCGCGTGCAGGCTATGAAGAACGTCAGAATGATAACGTCTACAACGGTATGACATTGCGTGAATATGCACGTATGTCACTGACTGAGCGCGGTATTGGCGTGTCCTCGTTGAATCCTGTTCAAATGGTGGGGCTGGCGCTAACCCACAGTACATCGGATTTTGGCAATATCCTGCTCGATGTCGCGAATAAGTCGATCTTGCAAGGGTGGGAAGAGGCGGAGGAAACCTTCGAGCTCTGGACTAAAAAAGGGCAGTTGTCGGACTTTAAAACCGCTCATCGTGTCGGTTTAGGGGGCTTCCCTTCCCTGCGTAAGGTTCGAGAGGGGGCAGAGTATAAATACATCACAACCAAAGATCGTGGTGAGTCAATTGCCTTGGCAACCTACGGTGAAATTTTCTCAATTACGCGTCAGGCACTGATTAACGATGATCTAAACCAGTTAACTGATGTCCCGATGAAAATGGGCCGAGCAGCGAAGGCGACCATTGGCGATCTGGTTTATGAAATTCTTACGGCGAACGCCGTGCTGTCTGATGGTAAAAAACTCTTCAGTCCAGACCACAAGAACGTAAGCACTGGGGCGATTGATGTCGCTAATTTGGACAAAGCCCGCTTGTTGATGCGAACCCAAAAAGAAGGTGATCGAAGCCTTAATATCCGTCCAGCATTTATGCTGGTACCAACAGCGCTAGAAACACTCGCTAATCAGACGATTAAGTCTGTAAGCGTCAAAGGTGCCGATATCAACGCGGGGATCATCAACCCAATCCAGAACTTTGCAACCGTCATCAGTGAAGCCCGTCTGGATGATAAAGATGCAGCCGCATGGTATCTGGCGGCGGCTAAAGGGACGGATACGATTGAGGTTGCTTATCTTAATGGTGTGGATGTGCCCTATATCGATCAGCAAGAAGGCTTTAATACTGACGGGATTGCCACTAAGGTCCGTATTGATGCCGGTGTAGCTCCGTTAGATCATCGCGGTTTGGTGTATTCAAGCGGCAAATAA
- a CDS encoding DUF2190 family protein, translated as MATNFVQDGNVIEVVNGNADLISSGEPIVIGDIVGVAITDIPVGDAGAAMVSGVFLLPKLAADVIPMGKKVALKDGKIQLDATDAVAAGIAWKAADKNSAMIEVKLNG; from the coding sequence ATGGCTACGAATTTTGTGCAAGATGGCAATGTGATCGAGGTTGTTAATGGTAACGCCGACCTAATTTCCAGCGGTGAACCTATCGTAATTGGCGATATTGTCGGTGTGGCAATTACTGATATTCCCGTGGGCGATGCAGGGGCCGCAATGGTAAGTGGTGTCTTTTTGCTACCAAAATTAGCGGCAGACGTGATCCCTATGGGGAAAAAAGTGGCGCTAAAAGATGGGAAAATTCAATTGGACGCTACTGATGCGGTGGCCGCAGGCATTGCATGGAAGGCTGCTGATAAAAATAGCGCCATGATTGAAGTGAAACTCAATGGCTAG
- a CDS encoding phage tail protein, with protein sequence MSVKGLEQAILNLNSLSRIMVPTATAQAVNRVAARAISHSTRKVAKEARVDDNRRKGLPVKLVRQRARLRKAKPDRPIASIKINRGNLPAIKLGAARVRLSRRREAKHGKGSVLKVGPYTFRNAFIQQLANGRWQVMRRVGRARYPIDVVKVPLSGPLTEAFMASSSQLIDSDMPKELASALKNQLRLHIKR encoded by the coding sequence ATGTCAGTTAAAGGGCTTGAACAGGCGATCCTAAATCTGAATAGCTTGAGTCGGATAATGGTGCCCACGGCAACGGCGCAGGCCGTCAATCGTGTGGCCGCGCGAGCCATTAGTCACAGCACGCGTAAGGTAGCAAAAGAAGCGCGAGTGGATGACAACCGGCGAAAGGGGCTCCCTGTCAAATTGGTCAGGCAGCGAGCTCGATTAAGGAAGGCCAAACCGGATCGTCCAATTGCGTCGATCAAAATAAATCGAGGCAACCTTCCGGCGATCAAATTAGGCGCGGCGCGTGTGCGTCTCTCTCGTCGCAGAGAGGCCAAACACGGTAAGGGCAGCGTACTTAAAGTGGGGCCCTACACCTTTCGCAATGCTTTTATTCAGCAACTAGCTAATGGCCGCTGGCAAGTGATGCGCCGTGTTGGGCGTGCCCGTTATCCCATTGATGTGGTGAAGGTCCCCCTGTCTGGGCCGTTGACCGAAGCATTTATGGCATCGTCGTCACAACTTATCGATAGCGACATGCCAAAAGAGTTGGCCTCGGCGCTGAAAAATCAACTGAGACTACATATCAAACGATGA
- a CDS encoding phage minor tail U family protein — MSKHTQIRQAVTSQLQREITEPVTWFDGRPAFLDEQDLPAVAVYLSDAEYTGDTLDEDSWQAALHVEVFLKSAQPDSALDSWMESHIYPALSNIPTLDTLIETMTPQGYDYQRDEEMATWGSVDLTYLLTYSM, encoded by the coding sequence ATGAGCAAACATACCCAGATCCGTCAGGCCGTAACGTCACAGCTTCAACGTGAAATTACTGAGCCAGTGACATGGTTTGATGGGCGCCCTGCCTTTCTTGATGAGCAAGATCTTCCCGCTGTTGCCGTTTATCTCTCTGATGCGGAATACACCGGAGACACCTTGGATGAGGATAGTTGGCAAGCAGCGTTACATGTTGAGGTGTTTCTTAAATCGGCCCAGCCAGACAGTGCGCTAGATAGCTGGATGGAGTCGCACATTTATCCCGCACTGTCCAATATCCCAACGCTCGATACCCTGATCGAGACGATGACCCCCCAAGGTTATGACTACCAACGTGATGAGGAGATGGCGACGTGGGGCTCGGTTGATCTGACTTATCTTCTCACTTATTCAATGTAA
- a CDS encoding phage tail protein, translated as MTTPNPLAPVKGAGTTLWLYTGKGDPYGNPLSDADWSRLAKIKDLQPGEMTAESYDDTYLDDENADWSSTAQGEKSAGDTSFTLAWKPGESGQQGLVEWFTEGDVRGYKIKYPNGAVDVFRGWISSLGKAIPAKEVITRTVKVTNSGKPSLAEDLRTPAVPVTGVTVTPATGNIAVGASESVTFAIQPDNATDNTLRVASSDLKTATVVVKDKVATVTGVKAGKVEIIGMTNDGQHVAIATFTVA; from the coding sequence ATGACAACACCTAACCCACTGGCACCGGTAAAAGGTGCGGGTACCACGCTATGGCTCTATACCGGCAAGGGTGACCCTTATGGAAACCCGTTAAGCGATGCTGATTGGTCGCGTTTGGCGAAAATTAAAGATCTTCAACCCGGCGAAATGACCGCCGAATCCTATGATGATACCTATCTCGATGATGAAAACGCCGATTGGAGCAGCACGGCGCAAGGAGAGAAATCTGCTGGGGATACCAGTTTTACCCTCGCGTGGAAACCCGGAGAGAGTGGCCAACAAGGGTTGGTTGAATGGTTTACTGAAGGGGATGTTCGTGGCTATAAAATCAAATATCCCAACGGTGCGGTTGATGTGTTCCGTGGTTGGATTAGTAGCCTAGGCAAAGCGATCCCAGCGAAAGAAGTCATTACCCGCACGGTAAAAGTTACCAACTCAGGCAAGCCGTCACTGGCTGAAGATTTACGCACACCGGCAGTCCCTGTCACTGGGGTAACCGTCACCCCTGCGACCGGCAATATTGCGGTTGGCGCCTCTGAAAGTGTCACGTTCGCGATTCAGCCAGACAATGCCACGGATAACACTTTGCGGGTTGCATCATCAGATCTAAAAACGGCGACCGTCGTGGTAAAGGATAAGGTTGCTACGGTCACGGGTGTTAAGGCGGGAAAAGTCGAAATTATCGGCATGACGAATGATGGCCAACATGTGGCCATAGCAACGTTTACCGTGGCGTAA
- the gpG gene encoding phage tail assembly chaperone G: MFLKKETFKYNGQSVVLHQISALQRVEYFDYLASKEAISDEGSESLRHTAQLVRLNVDVNAWLISRSLSHETPECDENELHQTIQKTWPSEAINEAVEIVLALSGMHPKSADEAAPSPDTVEPVEEKPLAK, translated from the coding sequence ATGTTTTTGAAAAAAGAAACGTTTAAGTACAACGGCCAGTCTGTCGTATTGCACCAAATCTCGGCATTACAGCGCGTGGAGTATTTTGATTATTTAGCCTCGAAAGAAGCCATTAGCGATGAGGGAAGCGAAAGTTTACGTCATACAGCGCAGCTTGTGCGTCTTAATGTGGATGTAAATGCATGGCTGATTTCTCGCTCGTTATCCCATGAAACACCAGAGTGCGATGAAAATGAGCTTCACCAAACTATCCAAAAAACATGGCCTAGCGAAGCAATTAACGAAGCGGTGGAAATAGTGCTAGCGCTTAGCGGCATGCATCCCAAGTCAGCAGACGAGGCTGCTCCCTCGCCTGATACCGTTGAGCCGGTAGAGGAAAAGCCGCTGGCAAAATAG
- a CDS encoding phage tail assembly protein T, protein MLSEMSATEFSDWANYFALTPFSDQLLDAEFATMKEMLVTVFASGGEIRAEDFSLLSQPEREEVKTDDELMLIGEGAYGGVRYVPTN, encoded by the coding sequence ATGCTCAGTGAAATGAGCGCCACCGAGTTCTCAGATTGGGCAAATTATTTTGCGCTAACTCCGTTTAGTGACCAGTTACTGGATGCGGAGTTTGCCACGATGAAAGAGATGCTTGTGACCGTGTTCGCGAGTGGGGGCGAAATACGCGCTGAAGATTTTAGCCTGCTTTCCCAGCCAGAACGTGAAGAGGTTAAAACGGATGATGAACTTATGCTGATCGGTGAAGGTGCCTACGGGGGAGTTCGATATGTCCCAACAAATTAG
- a CDS encoding phage tail tape measure protein: protein MSQQISDLVINLDVDTATFKEQMARIRGQLSGMGKDADGSSDRMRKLVESQTNAIKGMGDTNARVMSEVKSQQSSTADTLKKDWEKASKAVDETHRRVAELNLKLQESQSQSSALGRDQDALTASFFRQIDGTKQLSNGMQSLGRIQEQIRAARKNGNITQQDYLTLISHSSARIKETALAEAEAGKQKARFLQQLKSQVVAQKLSGTELLRFKAAQVGAGDAAELYIRKLETAKTATRNLGIQSAAARRELGVLVGELARGNFGALRGSGITLANRAGWIEQLMSLRGLGLAAVVGGIATAVYVLGKAWYQGSEEAVAFNRQLILTGNYASKTSAELQSMAKSLSGGGITQGAMSSALASVVGSGSFSGNAVTMIADTAAKMQASVGQSVDETIRQFKRLQDDPVQSVLELDKTLHFLTATQLEQITTLAEQGRTTDAARIAMDTYANAMRARSADIKNNLGDLENAWKWLGNAASGAWDQMLNVGRESTLKDKVESTRQQLERAQKDLDSLQRGGAADSTGYGYGRKNDSLISQQETQRVSSQKALVTRLQKELGELSEKSYQDSVTAARAAAEQKEQERQKRQFQSDQDLKRQYETSEEKHQREILRIKNSYASQSAKDEAVKRENARFAKEQASKVRKGPQYKAPVGDKAEESSQADLQALQAQLVVLQQHKAVTDVISQQRKDLWKSQAQFAVLEAAATKRQLTTQEQSLLASKSSVLAYKARVAAVGDEVVLQERLNRLNDQADKYLLQQQTKRDALLASQTKSSREVQRGLERSQLLSGQKDNPRLNEMLDAQRKTWEQEDQLRSNWQAGGQKAWADYADAATDAYSVMKDAGGQALTGLSSQLTTFLTTGKADFKSFTSSILSMLTEILVKMALVNGVKSLAGAMGWGGIEANAKGGVYSSASLSAYSGSVVDKPTFFAFAKGGGVMGEAGPEAILPLRRGANGKLGVVAGSGGGGSPVFHNTVILQNDGSATSKSSGGNEAVSKTMMKMLDQFCQDNISKSLRPGGQLFNAMKGR from the coding sequence ATGTCCCAACAAATTAGCGACTTAGTTATTAATCTCGATGTAGATACTGCCACGTTTAAAGAGCAAATGGCGCGTATTCGTGGGCAACTATCAGGCATGGGGAAAGATGCAGATGGTTCATCGGATCGAATGCGTAAGCTGGTGGAGAGTCAAACCAACGCAATCAAAGGGATGGGGGATACCAATGCTCGGGTAATGAGCGAGGTTAAATCTCAGCAGTCTTCTACGGCCGATACGCTCAAAAAGGATTGGGAAAAAGCATCTAAAGCGGTCGATGAAACTCACCGACGTGTCGCGGAGTTGAACCTAAAATTACAGGAGAGTCAGTCTCAGAGCTCGGCATTAGGTCGCGATCAGGATGCGCTGACGGCCTCATTTTTTCGACAAATTGATGGTACCAAGCAGCTGAGTAACGGGATGCAATCGCTTGGGCGCATTCAGGAACAGATCCGTGCCGCGCGGAAAAATGGCAACATTACCCAGCAAGACTATCTCACTCTTATATCGCATTCTTCCGCACGTATTAAAGAAACGGCACTGGCGGAGGCGGAGGCTGGTAAGCAAAAAGCGCGATTTCTACAGCAGCTAAAATCTCAGGTTGTCGCACAGAAACTTTCTGGTACTGAGCTTTTGCGTTTCAAAGCGGCTCAAGTCGGGGCTGGTGATGCGGCAGAACTGTATATCCGCAAATTAGAGACAGCTAAAACAGCAACCCGCAACCTTGGCATACAAAGTGCGGCAGCGCGTCGTGAACTGGGTGTTTTGGTGGGGGAACTGGCTCGAGGTAACTTTGGGGCCTTGCGAGGGTCGGGCATTACCTTGGCGAACCGTGCTGGATGGATAGAACAATTGATGAGCCTACGCGGATTAGGCTTAGCCGCCGTTGTGGGAGGGATTGCAACAGCGGTCTATGTGCTGGGAAAAGCATGGTACCAAGGTTCAGAAGAAGCCGTGGCCTTTAATCGGCAACTGATTCTAACGGGTAATTATGCGAGTAAAACATCGGCTGAACTACAGTCTATGGCGAAATCACTGTCGGGCGGCGGTATCACTCAGGGCGCCATGTCGAGTGCGTTAGCCTCAGTGGTGGGCAGCGGTAGTTTTTCTGGCAATGCCGTTACGATGATTGCAGATACTGCCGCTAAGATGCAGGCCAGCGTAGGCCAGTCCGTGGATGAGACAATCAGGCAGTTTAAACGCTTGCAGGATGATCCCGTGCAGTCGGTTTTGGAACTGGATAAAACGCTGCACTTTCTAACGGCAACCCAACTCGAGCAGATCACTACACTGGCAGAGCAGGGACGTACAACGGATGCTGCTCGGATAGCGATGGACACCTACGCTAATGCTATGCGTGCTCGAAGTGCCGATATTAAAAATAATCTCGGAGACTTGGAGAACGCGTGGAAATGGTTAGGCAATGCTGCATCCGGCGCGTGGGATCAGATGCTGAATGTCGGGCGTGAGAGCACACTAAAAGACAAGGTAGAGTCTACCCGCCAACAGCTCGAGCGAGCTCAAAAGGATCTAGATAGTCTGCAACGTGGGGGGGCGGCGGACTCCACGGGATATGGCTATGGGCGTAAAAATGACTCTCTGATCTCGCAGCAAGAGACTCAGCGGGTCAGTAGCCAAAAGGCGCTGGTTACCCGCCTGCAAAAAGAACTGGGTGAACTGAGTGAGAAATCCTATCAGGATTCAGTGACTGCAGCGCGAGCAGCCGCTGAGCAAAAAGAGCAGGAGCGACAAAAGCGCCAATTTCAAAGTGACCAGGATCTCAAGCGGCAGTATGAAACCTCGGAGGAAAAACATCAGCGTGAGATTTTGCGGATCAAGAATTCCTACGCATCACAGTCTGCAAAAGATGAGGCGGTTAAGCGTGAAAATGCGCGCTTTGCCAAAGAGCAGGCGAGCAAAGTGCGTAAAGGACCCCAGTATAAAGCGCCGGTGGGTGATAAGGCAGAGGAATCAAGCCAAGCTGATTTACAAGCGCTGCAGGCGCAGCTGGTGGTTCTGCAACAACACAAGGCGGTGACAGATGTTATCAGCCAGCAGCGCAAAGACTTATGGAAATCGCAGGCGCAATTCGCGGTATTAGAGGCCGCTGCGACTAAGCGCCAACTCACCACGCAGGAACAATCGTTATTAGCCAGCAAGTCGAGTGTATTGGCATATAAAGCCCGCGTTGCCGCGGTAGGTGACGAGGTTGTTTTACAGGAGCGATTAAATCGCCTCAATGATCAGGCCGATAAGTATCTTCTTCAGCAGCAAACTAAGCGGGACGCATTGCTGGCTAGCCAAACAAAGTCCAGCCGAGAGGTGCAGCGAGGACTCGAGCGCTCTCAACTGCTTTCAGGTCAGAAAGATAATCCTCGTCTCAATGAAATGCTAGATGCTCAGCGAAAAACGTGGGAGCAAGAGGACCAGTTGCGATCGAATTGGCAGGCCGGAGGGCAAAAAGCGTGGGCGGATTATGCAGATGCAGCAACAGATGCTTATAGCGTGATGAAAGATGCCGGAGGGCAAGCACTGACCGGTTTAAGTTCTCAACTCACCACCTTTTTGACGACGGGTAAAGCAGACTTCAAATCCTTTACCAGTTCCATTCTCAGTATGTTGACTGAAATTCTCGTAAAAATGGCTCTAGTAAATGGCGTTAAATCCTTGGCTGGTGCGATGGGATGGGGCGGCATTGAGGCCAATGCAAAAGGCGGGGTGTATTCCTCCGCAAGTTTGAGCGCATACAGTGGTTCGGTTGTCGATAAGCCGACGTTTTTTGCATTCGCTAAAGGGGGCGGTGTCATGGGAGAAGCTGGCCCTGAGGCTATTTTACCTTTACGCCGTGGCGCCAATGGAAAACTAGGTGTGGTTGCGGGAAGTGGCGGCGGCGGAAGCCCCGTTTTCCATAATACCGTTATTTTACAAAATGACGGATCAGCCACATCTAAGTCATCTGGTGGCAATGAAGCTGTGAGCAAAACCATGATGAAAATGCTCGATCAGTTTTGTCAGGACAATATTAGTAAATCCCTTCGTCCGGGAGGACAGCTTTTTAACGCGATGAAAGGTCGTTAA
- a CDS encoding phage tail protein, which translates to MAIETFMWPTQVAGQPTTEYARTIREVQFGDGYKQVSESGINSERIKFSYSFRGSLSVAIAIRDFCRRHCTKAFIWTPPHGDKGLYIISADSIRLIPNGKTQATVSATFEQTFSAVEV; encoded by the coding sequence ATGGCAATTGAAACTTTTATGTGGCCTACACAGGTCGCAGGACAGCCCACGACGGAGTACGCCAGAACAATACGCGAGGTGCAATTTGGTGATGGATATAAGCAGGTATCTGAAAGTGGCATTAACTCAGAGCGGATAAAGTTTTCTTATTCTTTTCGTGGCTCTCTGAGCGTGGCCATTGCGATCCGTGATTTTTGTCGTCGTCACTGTACTAAGGCATTTATTTGGACGCCTCCGCATGGTGATAAAGGGTTGTACATTATCAGCGCAGATTCAATCCGATTAATTCCTAACGGCAAAACGCAAGCAACAGTCTCGGCGACTTTTGAGCAAACCTTTTCAGCTGTGGAGGTCTAA
- a CDS encoding phage minor tail protein L gives MSLNSDYQKLEPGNEIRLFEVDGTVFGVGEVLRFHAYNLPHTPDEITAAGKDESKLPAKSIWWQGNEYSAWPCMIEGIETSTSGSSAQPTLTIANLDGSITALCLHYDDMLQAKVIIHDTLAQYLDARNFSGSHPTADPLQEKLQVYYIDSKSAETKVQVEFTLSSPMDLQGVMIPTRQLHSLCTWCIRGHYRSGNGCDYAGTRYFDIHNNPVDDPSLDVCNGTLRACKLRYGENEELSHGGFVGTSLIRS, from the coding sequence ATGTCACTAAATAGTGATTATCAAAAATTAGAGCCGGGAAACGAGATTCGACTATTTGAGGTTGACGGTACGGTATTTGGCGTGGGAGAGGTATTGCGTTTTCATGCCTACAACCTCCCTCATACGCCTGATGAAATTACCGCGGCTGGCAAAGATGAATCCAAGCTACCTGCAAAGTCGATCTGGTGGCAGGGTAATGAATATAGTGCGTGGCCATGCATGATTGAAGGGATTGAAACATCGACTAGTGGAAGCTCAGCGCAGCCTACGTTGACTATTGCGAACCTTGACGGATCTATAACTGCGCTTTGTCTACATTACGACGACATGCTGCAGGCTAAAGTAATTATTCACGACACGCTAGCCCAATACCTTGATGCTCGTAATTTTTCCGGCAGTCACCCGACTGCTGACCCGCTTCAAGAGAAATTGCAGGTTTACTACATTGATAGCAAGAGCGCTGAAACGAAGGTTCAGGTTGAATTTACGCTAAGTAGCCCGATGGATTTGCAGGGGGTAATGATCCCGACCCGCCAACTCCATTCGCTCTGTACATGGTGTATTCGAGGCCATTATCGCTCTGGTAATGGCTGTGATTACGCGGGAACTCGGTATTTTGATATTCACAATAATCCTGTTGATGATCCCTCTTTGGATGTTTGTAACGGTACGCTACGGGCATGCAAATTGAGGTATGGAGAAAATGAAGAGCTATCACATGGTGGTTTTGTAGGAACCTCGCTGATCAGGAGCTAA